One window of Quercus robur chromosome 5, dhQueRobu3.1, whole genome shotgun sequence genomic DNA carries:
- the LOC126725389 gene encoding auxin-responsive protein SAUR71-like, translated as MGLRASKLSKHIGAQVLGKRLRGSSLTPRGYIPICVGMNNDTRRFMVRAKALEDADFLEFLYRSAEEYGFRNEGVLRIPYEAKDFEEWMLRRSKRNQSWLRDKNNGVAYSTAPSGPFSWNKIAIYK; from the exons ATGGGGTTGAGAGCTAGTAAGTTGAGCAAACATATTGGAGCTCAAGTACTAGGGAAGCGCTTAAGAGGCTCTTCATTGACGCCTAGAGGTTACATCCCTATATGTGTTGGTATGAACAATGATACGAGGCGATTTATGGTTCGTGCAAAAGCGCTAGAGGATGCAGATTTCTTGGAGTTTCTCTACAGGTCAGCTGAAGAATATGGCTTCCGTAATGAAGGAGTCTTGAGGATTCCATATGAAGCAAAAGACTTTGAGGAGTGGATGCTGAGAAGGTCCAAGagaaac CAATCTTGGCTTCGGGATAAGAATAATGGGGTAGCATATAGCACTGCCCCTTCAGGGCCTTTTTCTTGGAATAAGATTGCCATTTACAAGTAG
- the LOC126724807 gene encoding auxin-responsive protein SAUR78 yields MTKVGKLTKLKSAIKRWPSFTKQLSRARSSVASSTNESDDVSKQELHAVYVGKTRRRYLVSSEIIDHPLFQELVEKSSGEYDDGVAVACEVVLFEHLLWMLDNAENQLGSMDELVEFYTTC; encoded by the coding sequence ATGACCAAAGTTGGAAAGCTGACAAAGCTCAAGTCAGCCATAAAAAGATGGCCTTCATTCACCAAGCAGCTCTCCCGAGCCAGAAGCTCCGTAGCTTCCTCAACAAACGAATCCGATGATGTCTCAAAGCAGGAACTTCATGCTGTTTACGTGGGAAAGACTCGGCGGCGATACCTTGTAAGCTCTGAAATCATTGACCACCCTCTCTTTCAGGAGCTGGTAGAGAAGTCATCAGGTGAATATGACGATGGAGTTGCGGTTGCTTGTGAGGTTGTGCTGTTTGAGCACTTGCTTTGGATGCTTGACAATGCTGAGAATCAGTTGGGGTCCATGGACGAGCTTGTTGAGTTCTACACTACTTGCTGA
- the LOC126724809 gene encoding probable complex I intermediate-associated protein 30 has product MSRFRALLNATKKALTWSAEDLMPPTERYIFSFNSKEELKKWHLYSDSEYGGLSSASLEIKESENGLSGVFSGNLSLDVSNDSKWKISRSGFCGMRSKKFDGFIDLDSYDTVALKVKGDGRCYISTIYTENWVNSPGQEEDNSWQSFVFVPKDNWYIAKIPLARYLPTWRGNVIDAELEMNPSRIVGMSLSVNAEGGVPGARTGPGDFQVEIDWIKALRTE; this is encoded by the exons ATGTCCAGGTTTCGAGCACTTCTGAATGCAACTAAGAAAG CTCTCACATGGAGTGCCGAAGACTTGATGCCTCCTACAGAAAGATACATATTCAGCTTCAATTCAAAGGAAGAGCTAAAAAAGTGGCATCTATATTCAGATTCTGAATATGGAG GTTTGTCCTCAGCATCTTTGGAGATCAAAGAATCTGAAAATGGGTTAAGTG GGGTTTTCTCTGGGAACCTTTCCTTGGATGTATCTAACGATTCAAAGTGGAAAATTTCTCGCAGTGGCTTCTGTGGAATGCGATCCAAAAAG TTTGATGGATTCATTGATTTGGATTCATATGATACAGTAGCATTAAAGGTTAAAGGAGATGGAAGATGCTACATATCTACT ATCTATACAGAAAATTGGGTAAATTCACCTGGACAAGAGGAAGATAACTCATGGCAATCGTTTGTTTTTGTACCTAAAGACAATTGGTATATTGCAAAG ATTCCTCTTGCTCGATATTTACCAACATGGAGAGGCAATGTTATAGATGCAGAGTTGGAAATGAATCCATCTCGTATAGTCGGTATGTCTCTGTCTGTTAATGCTGAAGGTGGTGTGCCAGGTGCTAGAACTGGACCAGGTGATTTCCAGGTTGAAATTGACTGGATCAAGGCCTTGAGAACAGAGTAG